In a genomic window of Rhopalosiphum maidis isolate BTI-1 chromosome 4, ASM367621v3, whole genome shotgun sequence:
- the LOC113550292 gene encoding uncharacterized protein LOC113550292: MYEVVAECLFCSKLITGTSNDSIEYGTFIEHIRSQHKNIKISDRVPTMFKSIWNYIDSDEGTNCLCIKCGYKGRPKIKSSRNISAKDLGEFGTCFPLCFMVYVKHLKRHHVKVMCACCKTVIRKINEK, from the exons ATGTATGAAGTTGTTGCCGAGTGTCTGTTTTGCTCCAAATTAATTACTGGTACTTCCAATGACTCGATCGAGTATGGTACATTTATTGAACACATTCGTTCTCAACACAAAAATATCaag ATATCCGACAGAGTTCCAACAATGTTCAAATCTATTTGGAATTATATAGACTCAGACGAAGGGACCAATTGTCTGTGCATAAAATGTGGCTATAAAGGTAGACCAAAAATAAAGTCGAGTAGAAATATTTCAGCGAAAGATTTGGGTGAGTTTGGCACATGTTTTCCGTTATGTTTCATGGTATATGTGAAACACCTGAAACGTCATCATGTGAAGGTCATGTGCGCATGTTGTAAAACCgtcattagaaaaattaacgaaaaataa